Proteins encoded together in one Thermoanaerobaculia bacterium window:
- a CDS encoding UPF0158 family protein encodes MTLDWEGLVVGFESRSAQITHFLDRETGDVVQVVEARDPARHAELSSSPRYLALPRDRGERGVGEMELFLEEIEDEKAREELRRALSAVRPADAYRSALLGYPREEARFFQFKQRRARERAEEWLAAMGIPFEKKAPVVRAARDFPGGTKPR; translated from the coding sequence ACGCTCGACTGGGAAGGCCTCGTCGTCGGTTTCGAGAGCCGGTCGGCCCAGATCACGCATTTCCTGGACCGGGAAACGGGCGACGTCGTTCAGGTCGTCGAGGCGCGGGACCCGGCGCGCCACGCCGAGCTCTCGTCCTCCCCCCGATACCTCGCGCTCCCCCGCGACCGGGGGGAGCGCGGCGTCGGCGAGATGGAGCTCTTCCTCGAAGAAATCGAGGACGAAAAGGCCCGGGAGGAGCTGCGCCGGGCGCTCTCGGCGGTCCGGCCCGCCGACGCCTACCGCTCGGCACTGCTGGGGTACCCCCGCGAGGAGGCCCGGTTCTTCCAGTTCAAGCAGCGCCGCGCCCGGGAACGCGCCGAGGAATGGCTGGCGGCGATGGGCATCCCGTTCGAGAAGAAGGCTCCCGTCGTCCGGGCGGCGCGCGATTTCCCCGGCGGGACCAAGCCCCGGTAG